The DNA region CTTCTCTGGTATCGTCTTTTATATTTTGGTTTATACCCACTGGCTAAAACGCCACAGCACCCAGAATATCGTTATCGGTGGAGCTGCTGGGGCAATTCCAGCTTTAGTGGGTTGGGCTGCTGTCACAGGCACATTAAGCTGGTCAGCATGGTTAATTTTTGCCATCGTCTTTTTGTGGACACCACCCCATTTCTGGGCTTTAGCTCTGATGATTCGGGACGATTACGCAAAGGTAGGGATACCAATGCTACCTGTGATTGAAGGTGATACGGCAACCGTGAAGCAGATTTGGTACTATACGCTGGTAACAGTATTTGCAACCGTGTTATTGGTTTATCCCTTGGGCGCGAGTGGAATTCTTTATGCTGCGATCGCCCTAATTCTGGGAGGATTATTTATCCACAAATCTTGGCGTTTGTTGCAAAATCCAGAGGATCGGGCTGTAGCTAAAGAATTGTTTCTCTTTTCCATCTCCTACATGATGCTGTTGTGTCTGGGGATGGTAGTTGATAGTCTTCCCGTTACCCATAATTTAATTAGTGCGGTGAGTAATCATCTGCATTTTATTGGATAGGGGATGGAAAATTTAGCGATCGCGTTTGGTAAAGGGGCGCGATCGCATATCAACATTTCCATTCAGATTCAGGAATTTTCGCCCCTTGAAGAATACTCCGTAATGTACCGATAGGTAAAGTGCGCCCTCGATGTTCAGGGACAATTACTTGTAGTCCCAGGTCTTCACTTCTCCATTTGCGGTGGCTACCTTTTTGAGAAATCAATTGAAATCCATATTGTCTCAGGATAGTTTCAACTTCTCTAGAGGTCATGCGCCGAATACGGTCGCTCATGAGACAATAACCTCTCGTGCGATCGCACCAGGGGCTAACTCAATTGATTCCGGCTGTAAATACAATTGAATTGCTTCTTTAATATTTTCCAAAGCTTCTTCTTCAGTTTCTCCTGCTGAAGTACAGCCAGGTAATTCTGGACACCATACAGCCCAATCGCCTGTCTCTAGGTCTGATTCAAGAATCACGCGCCATTTCATAGCTAATCCTTTGGTTTTTCTTTGAACACTAAAGCCAAAACGCCCGTTGCTATACTTTAGCCAAAGTTCATTAATCTTGCTGATATCTTGGCAATGTTGACAAATTACATTCGTACAGCAATGCACAAAGCAACTTATGAGTTGCTTGAAGATGGGACTTTCTATGGTGAAATTCGAGAGTGTCAAGGAGTGTGGGCAAATGCTGAAACACTAGAAGCTTGCCGGGAGGATTTGCAAGATGCTCTTGAAGGATGGATTATTTTAGGATTGCGTTTAGGTCATACTCTACCGATACTTGATAGTTTTGACCTGAATTTCACCAAAGAGGTTGCCTAATGCCACCCTTTGGATCGGTTAATCGGCGGGATCTGATTCGTTATCTGAAAGATGCAGGTTTTGATGGCCCTTACCCAGGT from Nostoc commune NIES-4072 includes:
- a CDS encoding heme o synthase; translated protein: MIETNVSRHHGTFLQVIQSYYQLTKPRIIPLLLITTAGSMWIAAKGEVDPLLLLVTLTGGTLAAASAQTINCVYDRDIDYDMERTRHRPMPSGKVQPRDALIFAIALATISFTLLAVFANLLAALLAFSGIVFYILVYTHWLKRHSTQNIVIGGAAGAIPALVGWAAVTGTLSWSAWLIFAIVFLWTPPHFWALALMIRDDYAKVGIPMLPVIEGDTATVKQIWYYTLVTVFATVLLVYPLGASGILYAAIALILGGLFIHKSWRLLQNPEDRAVAKELFLFSISYMMLLCLGMVVDSLPVTHNLISAVSNHLHFIG
- a CDS encoding type II toxin-antitoxin system HicA family toxin, with amino-acid sequence MSDRIRRMTSREVETILRQYGFQLISQKGSHRKWRSEDLGLQVIVPEHRGRTLPIGTLRSILQGAKIPESEWKC
- a CDS encoding type II toxin-antitoxin system HicB family antitoxin, with product MKWRVILESDLETGDWAVWCPELPGCTSAGETEEEALENIKEAIQLYLQPESIELAPGAIAREVIVS
- a CDS encoding type II toxin-antitoxin system HicB family antitoxin, whose product is MLTNYIRTAMHKATYELLEDGTFYGEIRECQGVWANAETLEACREDLQDALEGWIILGLRLGHTLPILDSFDLNFTKEVA